The Syntrophales bacterium DNA segment GGGAAAGGCAGCGTAAGTCCGCCGCTCGTCATCTGTCCAGGGAACACCACTCATGACTCCCTGTTTCATGGCTCTTCCTGGACAACAAAAAGCGGACAATTCATTTGCTACAAAACCGGACAGTTCTATTTGTTGACAACATCTTTTGTTCTTGTCTCACCGATTGTAACGACGAACAAGAAATGGTCAGGAGCCAAAACCCGACCATATATGTTACAATTAGCGAGTATATCTAAATAATTTGAGGTTCAAACCAAACTCCAGGTCATTACGAAGTTGTACGAGCGTTTGCGCCATGCGCGCCTCTTCGGCATGTTTACGCAACATTTCACCTGTTTTCCCCTTCATCACGGCAGCGACCGACAAAACATTGTCTACGTCATTGAATTCCAATAATAATCTGGATGCTGTTTTATGCCCGACCGATGGCACACCCGGAATATTATTAGTGCTGTCTCCGGATAGCGCCAGAAAATCAACAAATTGTTCGGGCTTTACCCCGAATTTTTCCATCACATAGGCATGATCAATATCTCGTTTATTAAAGTGGTCACGTACCTTGATCTGAGCAGAAAGTAACTGAAGAAACATCTTATCGGTCGAGAGGATAATAACTTTTCCTTTCCGCAGCGCCACTTTCACGGCTAATGTGGCAATGACATCATCTGCTTCCAATGTTGGAAAGGTCAGTGAAGAAACACCAAGTTCTAAAAACGATTCTTCGAACGTTTTTAAACTCGACTGCAATGCTTCAGGCATAGGCGTGCGTCCGGCCTTATAGCCTGCATACAGCTTATAGCGCCAACCTGGCTCTTGACCGTCAAAAACACAAACAGCATGGGTCGGCCGGCACTCCCGCAAGGCGCGCTGAAGTGACCGAACGGTTGTCGTAAGGGCATCCTTTACCCGCTGCGGCCCGTCATCTCCGGGTTGAGCGGCATACACACGGCGGATAAGATTAAGTGCGTCCACTAATAAGAAGTTAATCCCCACTGTCTATCCCTTTTTCTATATAGATTCCGATGATCCGCTGACGTCTGCTTGAAGATTTTTACCGACAAAAGCTTTAAGTTCCAGTAAAAAACATAAAACAAACACCCTACATAACCTGATACTTCCTGAGCTTTTTATGAAGAGTTTTCCTGGTAATGCCGAGCCGTCTGGCAGCTTCGCTTTTATTACCTTCGACCAGCTCCAGCGTTTTTAATATAGCGGCCTTTTCCACTTCCTCAAGAGGCAAATTACCGGACATTTCACCCTGGAGCGATACTTCATCTTCATCCCTAACGATTAGCGATATATCATGTTCATCAAGATACTCCGACCGTGAAAGGACTACCCCTCTTTCAACGGTGTTTATAAGTTCTCGAACGTTTCCAGGCCATTCATATTTGAGTAGACGGTCCATTGCATGCGGGGTAAACCCTTTTATTTTCTTATGATTCTTTTCGGCAAATATTTTTAAAAAGTGCTGGGCAAGAAGTGGGATATCCTCTTTCCTTTCTCTCAGAGATGATACGTTCAGGGTGATAACATTTAAACGATAAAAAAGGTCTTCCCGGAATCGACCGGCTCCAATTTCCTGTAGAAGCTCTTTATTGGTGGCAGCTATTACCCTCACATCCACTTTTATCACCTCTTCACCGCCAACCCGGGTGATCTCCAATTCCTGTAAAACGCGTAATAACTTTGACTGCATAGCCAGTGACATTTCACTTATTTCATCTAAAAACAGACTCCCTCCATCGGCCTGGCGAAATTTACC contains these protein-coding regions:
- the xni gene encoding flap endonuclease Xni; this encodes MGINFLLVDALNLIRRVYAAQPGDDGPQRVKDALTTTVRSLQRALRECRPTHAVCVFDGQEPGWRYKLYAGYKAGRTPMPEALQSSLKTFEESFLELGVSSLTFPTLEADDVIATLAVKVALRKGKVIILSTDKMFLQLLSAQIKVRDHFNKRDIDHAYVMEKFGVKPEQFVDFLALSGDSTNNIPGVPSVGHKTASRLLLEFNDVDNVLSVAAVMKGKTGEMLRKHAEEARMAQTLVQLRNDLEFGLNLKLFRYTR